A region from the Mercenaria mercenaria strain notata chromosome 7, MADL_Memer_1, whole genome shotgun sequence genome encodes:
- the LOC123554621 gene encoding uncharacterized protein LOC123554621, whose translation MADFKKRTLVGLISTTFIQLALLLSMIIYWRILREEPPEDKKQQQQLCYNLGRFFTSSDKDTCPVGLKMNMKNDTKTCCGNSDLIFGNLVTMAVSEKYNSDANPELPSLDLKLDHCNKTRMKPPMIKLFGLACDKNQVEEGNSSKIFWNSNIQTYATSSLTYISDEGTTYVGKAGYYFVHSQIKVKVISKNDTDDDVRDIFTHSVHLIPSEKNTSSTILEDIKSKCEMASKESELTSVVGGVFRLKQEDKLYVATSHHKSLVQRDNCIVFSMYRL comes from the exons ATGGCGGATTTCAAG AAACGAACGTTGGTGGGTCTGATTTCAACAACTTTTATACAGCTTGCATTGCTCCTTTCTATGATCATCTACTGGCGTATATTAAGGGAAGAACCTCCGgaagataaaaaacaacaacagcagctATGTTACAACTTGGGTCGGTTTTTTACCAGTTCTGATAAAGATACATGTCCAGTAGGCTTAAAGATGaatatgaaaaatgatacaaaaacatgTTGCGGAAACTCGGATTTAATCTTTGGTAACTTAGTAACAATG GCTGTGTCTGAAAAGTACAACAGTGATGCCAATCCTG AATTGCCTTCGTTAGATCTTAAATTGGACCATTGCAACAAGACCAGAATGAAACCGCCAATGATAAAACTTTTTGGACTCGCATGTGACAAAAATCAAG TCGAAGAGGGAAACTCTTCAAAAATCTTCTGGAATTCGAATATTCAAACGTATGCTACATCCAGCCTGACATACATATCCGATGAAGGTACAACTTATGTAGGAAAGGCAGGATACTACTTCGTCCACTCTCAAATAAAAGTCAAAGTCATCAGCAAAAACGATACAGATGATGATGTCCGCGATATCTTCACTCACAGCGTACATCTGATCCCGAGTGAGAAGAACACGAGCTCAACTATTCTAGAAGATATAAAATCCAAATGTGAAATGGCATCCAAAGAGTCCGAACTCACGAGCGTTGTAGGGGGTGTCTTCAGACTTAAACAGGAAGACAAATTGTACGTTGCAACATCACACCACAAAAGTCTAGTACAGCGCGACAATTGTATTGTCTTCAGCATGTACAGGTTGTAA